Genomic segment of Lentisphaera araneosa HTCC2155:
TAATCTCTATCTTTAATGTGAATATTATCTTCAATACGGATGCCAATGCCTCGCCATCTATCATCGACGGATTGATCATCTTTTGGAATGTAAATACCTGGTTCAATGGTAATCACCATGCCATCTCTAAGGGATGATTTTTTCCCTGTGTTTCTATAGGAAAAGGACGAATCACTCACATCATGAACATCTAAGCCGAGATGATGACCAACTCCATGGGGGACGTATTTTCGAAAGATTTGTTTCTCTATTGCTTCATCAAAGCTTTCTTTGATAATGCCTAAATCGCAAAGTTCTTGGCAGCAGAGTTCTTGGGCTAAGACATTTAAGTCAAATAAAGAGATTTTGGTGTTGATACGTGAAAGGACTTTTTTCTGGACTCGTAAAGTTGCTTCGTAAAGGCCTTTGGCTTCGGGACTAAACTTACCTTTAGCTGGAAAGACTCTGGTGATATCTGCAGCATAACTTTGATAAGAACTACCAGCATCAATTAAAATACATTCATCGTCCTGATACTCTCTGTTGTTAACTATGTAGTGCAAGCAGGTGGCATTGGCGCCAGAAGCAACAATGGGCGGGTAGGCCATATCTGCCTGGTTTTTCATAGCACAAAAATAGCGAAACTCAGCTTCCAGTTGACTCTCATTAGTATACTTGGGAGCCATTTGCATTAAGTGTTTGTGCGCCTGTGATGAGACCTTAGCTGATTGACGCATACAATCTAAGTCGAACTCATTTTTGATGATACGTAAGTCGTGAAGCTTGGTCTTTAGTTTATTAGTACTATAGCTCTCGCTATAGGTTTCAATAAGTATTTTGAGTTCGTCTAAAAGAGGGCTGAGAAAATTGGGAAAAAGTGCTTGGACTTTTCTATTGCGAGTCAGTTTAGGAATGACTTTAGAAAATTCTTTGTGAGAATAAGCCTCATCAGCTTGGAAAATTTCTTTGGCTCCTTCAGTTCCATAACGTGGACCATCCCAGAGTTCTTTAAGTGGGTCCTTGGGAGGAACAAAGAGCGTGAATAACTTGTCGGCTGCATCTAAAATGATCAGAGAGTCGGGCTCTAAGTAGGGACAAAGATATAAAAAATCCGAG
This window contains:
- a CDS encoding aminopeptidase P family protein; the encoded protein is MIPSSAHLRACAQNRQNLLELYEDEVLVIPGNFLRQKNSDVHYDFRQDSDFLYLCPYLEPDSLIILDAADKLFTLFVPPKDPLKELWDGPRYGTEGAKEIFQADEAYSHKEFSKVIPKLTRNRKVQALFPNFLSPLLDELKILIETYSESYSTNKLKTKLHDLRIIKNEFDLDCMRQSAKVSSQAHKHLMQMAPKYTNESQLEAEFRYFCAMKNQADMAYPPIVASGANATCLHYIVNNREYQDDECILIDAGSSYQSYAADITRVFPAKGKFSPEAKGLYEATLRVQKKVLSRINTKISLFDLNVLAQELCCQELCDLGIIKESFDEAIEKQIFRKYVPHGVGHHLGLDVHDVSDSSFSYRNTGKKSSLRDGMVITIEPGIYIPKDDQSVDDRWRGIGIRIEDNIHIKDRDYENLTLSCPKELNEIEGLQS